A stretch of the Salminus brasiliensis chromosome 23, fSalBra1.hap2, whole genome shotgun sequence genome encodes the following:
- the pgpep1 gene encoding pyroglutamyl-peptidase 1 isoform X1: MAQRKTVVVTGFEPFGEHAVNSSWVAVQELEKLGLGQNVDLHVSEVPVEYQAVQNLLPSLWKQYHPQLVVHVGVSGMATTVTLEKCGHNHGYRRLDNCNFYPETECCMEGGPDCIHSVIDMDNVCKRVNSSDLGVTVSVSKDAGRYLCDYTYYTSLYLGKGRSAFVHVPPLGKPYSAEDLARALRAVVLEMLELMEHNTEKQLCQHGH, translated from the exons ATGGCTCAGAGGAAGACGGTGGTTGTGACAG GTTTCGAACCTTTTGGAGAGCATGCTGTGAATTCAAGCTGGGTGGCTGTGCAG GAGCTGGAGAAATTGGGCTTGGGGCAGAATGTTGACCTGCATGTCAGTGAGGTTCCTGTGGAGTACCAGGCAGTGCAGAACCTTCTGCCATCACTATGGAAACAGTACCACCCACAG TTAGTGGTCCATGTTGGAGTCTCCGGAATGGCTACCACGGTAACCCTCGAAAAATGTGGCCATAACCATGGTTACAGGCGCCTTGATAACTGCAACTTCTATCCCGAGACGGAGTGCTGTATGGAGGGGGGACCGGACTGCATACACTCAGTCATAGACATGGATAATGTCTGCAAGAGGGTCAACTCCTCAGACCTTGGAGTTACTGTGTCTGTCTCTAAGGATGCTGGCAG ATACCTGTGTGACTACACCTACTACACATCTTTGTACCTGGGCAAGGGCAGGTCGGCCTTTGTGCATGTGCCGCCCCTGGGGAAGCCGTACAGCGCAGAGGATCTGGCGCGGGCCCTCAGGGCTGTGGTGCTGGAAATGCTGGAACTGATGGAGCACAACACAGAGAAGCAGCTGTGCCAACATGGCCACTAA
- the jund gene encoding transcription factor JunD, translating into MMKKEMSLNLDEQSAASELKPELRDGEAMLASAELGLLKLASPELERLIAQSTTPTSSQFVYAKAVSDEQEFAEGFVKALEDLHKQNQLNGGAAGALGGRLLASHAGLALPSDLPVYTNLSTYGTTVNYSTDTIPFPPPPPPPPQQQPPTPTSAEQHSRLQPLKDEPQTVPDVQSFGDSPPLSPIDMDTQERIKAERKKLRNRIAASKCRKRKLERISRLEDKVKTLKSQNTELASTASVLREQVAQLKQRVLNHVNNGCQLLPSQVQAY; encoded by the coding sequence ATGATGAAGAAAGAAATGAGCTTAAACCTGGACGAGCAGAGCGCTGCCTCCGAGCTGAAGCCGGAGCTGAGGGACGGCGAGGCCATGCTGGCTTCGGCCGAGCTGGGGCTGCTCAAGCTAGCCTCCCCGGAGCTGGAGAGGCTCATAGCGCAGTCCACGACGCCCACGTCGTCGCAGTTCGTGTACGCCAAGGCTGTAAGCGACGAGCAGGAGTTCGCCGAGGGCTTCGTGAAAGCCCTGGAGGACCTCCACAAGCAGAACCAGCTGAACGGAGGAGCCGCGGGCGCGCTGGGCGGCCGGTTGCTCGCAAGCCACGCCGGCTTGGCTCTGCCCTCGGACCTTCCCGTGTACACGAACTTGAGCACGTACGGCACCACGGTCAACTACAGCACGGATACCATCCCTTTCCCTCCTCCTCCGCCTCCGCCACCGCAGCAGCAGCCACCGACTCCCACCTCGGCAGAGCAGCACTCGCGGCTCCAGCCGCTCAAGGACGAGCCCCAGACCGTACCGGACGTCCAGAGCTTCGGCGACAGCCCTCCGCTCTCGCCCATCGACATGGACACGCAGGAGCGCATCAAGGCGGAGCGCAAGAAGCTGCGCAACCGCATCGCCGCCTCCAAGTGCCGCAAGCGCAAGCTGGAGCGCATCTCGCGGCTTGAGGACAAGGTGAAGACCCTTAAAAGCCAGAACACGGAGCTCGCCTCCACGGCCAGCGTGCTGAGGGAGCAGGTGGCGCAGCTCAAGCAAAGGGTCCTCAACCACGTCAACAACGGCTGCCAGCTGCTGCCCAGCCAGGTGCAGGCCTACTGA
- the pgpep1 gene encoding pyroglutamyl-peptidase 1 isoform X2, translating into MGPKAKKHRGFEPFGEHAVNSSWVAVQELEKLGLGQNVDLHVSEVPVEYQAVQNLLPSLWKQYHPQLVVHVGVSGMATTVTLEKCGHNHGYRRLDNCNFYPETECCMEGGPDCIHSVIDMDNVCKRVNSSDLGVTVSVSKDAGRYLCDYTYYTSLYLGKGRSAFVHVPPLGKPYSAEDLARALRAVVLEMLELMEHNTEKQLCQHGH; encoded by the exons ATGGGGCCCAAGGCCAAGAAGCACAGAG GTTTCGAACCTTTTGGAGAGCATGCTGTGAATTCAAGCTGGGTGGCTGTGCAG GAGCTGGAGAAATTGGGCTTGGGGCAGAATGTTGACCTGCATGTCAGTGAGGTTCCTGTGGAGTACCAGGCAGTGCAGAACCTTCTGCCATCACTATGGAAACAGTACCACCCACAG TTAGTGGTCCATGTTGGAGTCTCCGGAATGGCTACCACGGTAACCCTCGAAAAATGTGGCCATAACCATGGTTACAGGCGCCTTGATAACTGCAACTTCTATCCCGAGACGGAGTGCTGTATGGAGGGGGGACCGGACTGCATACACTCAGTCATAGACATGGATAATGTCTGCAAGAGGGTCAACTCCTCAGACCTTGGAGTTACTGTGTCTGTCTCTAAGGATGCTGGCAG ATACCTGTGTGACTACACCTACTACACATCTTTGTACCTGGGCAAGGGCAGGTCGGCCTTTGTGCATGTGCCGCCCCTGGGGAAGCCGTACAGCGCAGAGGATCTGGCGCGGGCCCTCAGGGCTGTGGTGCTGGAAATGCTGGAACTGATGGAGCACAACACAGAGAAGCAGCTGTGCCAACATGGCCACTAA